Proteins found in one Triticum aestivum cultivar Chinese Spring chromosome 4D, IWGSC CS RefSeq v2.1, whole genome shotgun sequence genomic segment:
- the LOC123097553 gene encoding serine/threonine-protein kinase AtPK2/AtPK19 has protein sequence MVSSEIPSVTTTHTQRPKLFTGMILLPKGPPDVVLPENVEFDFNDVFGATAVQTPTEVSILTPGSPAPLAESNEEVYNDPVVITKRSHSLVGPTSLVSQSLPLSKLTLHESESSLDLLECLSKEKKSGQGSLSDEELNDTTKENEAVGLDDFELLKLVGQGAFGKVYQVRRKCTSDIYAMKVMRKDKILEKNHAEYMKAERDILTKVDHPFVVQLRYSFQTKYRLYLVLDFVNGGHLFFQLYQQGLFREELARIYTAEIVSAVAHLHANGIMHRDLKPENILLDAHGHAMLTDFGLAKEFDENTRSNSMCGTVEYMAPEIVQGRGHDKAADWWSVGILLFEMLTGKPPFFGGNRDKIQQKIVKEKMKLPTYLSSEVHSLLKGLLHKEAGRRLGSGPGGSDEIKNHKWFKAVNWKKLEARQITPSFCPNVAGQTCIANFDECWTSMPVLDSPVASPVAADSNFVGFSYVRPEPFLQKPSPLG, from the exons ATGGTTTCCTCTGAGATACCTTCAGTTACAACAACCCATACACAACGCCCCAAGCTCTTTACAGGGATGATACTTCTGCCAAAAGGGCCTCCAGATGTTGTCCTTCCTGAAAATGTTGAGTTTGATTTTAACGATGTTTTTGGTGCTACGGCGGTCCAGACCCCCACAGAAGTAAGCATTCTCACTCCAGGCAGCCCTGCACCTTTGGCTGAGTCCAATGAGGAGGTTTACAATGACCCTGTAGTCATTACCAAGCGATCTCATTCTCTTGTTGGCCCAACTTCACTTGTTAGCCAATCCTTGCCACTTAGTAAGCTTACTCTACATGAGTCTGAGAGCTCATTAGATCTGCTAGAGTGTCTTTCTAAAGAAAAGAAAAGTGGCCAGGGGAGTCTTAGTGATGAAGAGCTCAATGATACAACAAAGGAGAATGAGGCTGTTGGACTCGACGACTTTGAACTCTTGAAGCTTGTTGGCCAAGGGGCATTTGGCAAAGTCTATCAGGTGAGAAGGAAATGTACTTCAGATATATATGCAATGAAAGTCATGAGGAAAGACAAGATTTTGGAGAAGAACCATGCTGAGTACATGAAAGCAGAGAGAGATATACTGACAAAAGTTGATCATCCTTTTGTGGTGCAGCTGAGGTACTCCTTTCAG ACTAAGTACCGACTTTATCTGGTCTTGGACTTTGTAAATGGGGGGCATCTCTTCTTTCAGCTTTACCAACAAGGCTTGTTTAG GGAGGAGCTTGCGCGCATCTATACTGCTGAAATTGTATCTGCTGTAGCCCACCTTCATGCCAATGGGATTATGCATAGAGATCTGAAGCCTGAGAACATCTTATTGGACGCTCATGGCCAT GCCATGCTAACTGATTTTGGCCTGGCAAAGGAGTTTGATGAGAACACTAGATCAAATTCAATGTGCGGCACTGTGGAGTATATGGCCCCAGAAATTGTTCAGGGCAGAGGTCATGATAAGGCTGCAGACTGGTGGAGTGTGGGGATCCTTCTTTTTGAAATGCTTACGGGCAAG CCCCCATTTTTTGGTGGAAACAGGGACAAGATTCAGCAGAAGATAGTGAAGGAGAAGATGAAGCTTCCAACGTATTTGTCTAGTGAGGTTCACTCTCTGCTGAAAGGG TTACTGCACAAAGAAGCTGGCAGGCGGCTTGGAAGTGGGCCGGGCGGCAGTGACGAAATAAAGAACCACAAGTGGTTCAAGGCAGTGAACTGGAAGAAACTAGAGGCTCGACAGATCACGCCAAGCTTCTGCCCAAATGTTGCTGGGCAGACCTGCATTGCAAACTTTGACGAGTGCTGGACGAGTATGCCCGTGCTGGACTCCCCCGTGGCCAGCCCTGTCGCTGCAGATAGCAACTTCGTGGGGTTCAGTTACGTGCGGCCGGAGCCATTCCTTCAAAAGCCGAGTCCTCTAGGCTGA
- the LOC123097555 gene encoding photosystem II repair protein PSB27-H1, chloroplastic has product MRSPVPAMLTAPSAAAAVAKPLPAARSNTTAALHATAASSRRDVITGTGVGAALLLALWPQRARAASDDEYLTETTEVIGKVRSTISMDKTDPKVADAVTELREMSNSWVAKYRREKALLGRQSFRDMYSALNAVSGHYISFGPTAPIPNKRRIRILEEMDAVEKSLKRGR; this is encoded by the coding sequence ATGAGGTCTCCCGTCCCCGCCATGCTCACCGCCCCATCAGCAGCGGCGGCCGTCGCCAAGCCGCTCCCCGCGGCTCGCTCCAACACGACGGCGGCGCTTCACGCGACGGCAGCCAGCAGCAGGCGCGACGTCATCACGGGCACGGGCGTGGGAGCGGCGCTGCTGCTGGCCCTGTGGCCGCAGCGTGCGCGTGCGGCGTCGGATGACGAGTACCTGACGGAGACGACGGAGGTGATCGGGAAGGTGCGGTCGACGATCAGCATGGACAAGACGGACCCCAAGGTGGCGGACGCGGTGACGGAGCTGCGGGAGATGTCCAACTCGTGGGTGGCCAAGTACCGGCGCGAGAAGGCGCTGCTGGGGCGGCAGTCGTTCCGGGACATGTACTCGGCGCTCAACGCCGTGTCCGGCCACTACATCAGCTTCGGCCCCACCGCGCCCATCCCCAACAAGCGCCGCATCCGCATCCTCGAGGAGATGGACGCCGTCGAGAAGTCGCTCAAGCGCGGCCGCTGA
- the LOC123097554 gene encoding eukaryotic translation initiation factor 2 subunit beta-like yields MADEEQMMERKEEATEIAPFDPTKKKKKKKVVIQDPADEVDKLAEKTEGLSVTESGEASFVGLKKKKKKLVELDPSLVEAGDGEDTLDDQVGEDEQGEGIVLGGATQYPWEGTDRDYKYDELLGRVFNILRENNPDLAGDRRRTVMRPPQVLREGTKKTVFVNFMDLCKTMHRQPEHVMMFLLAEMGTSGSLDGQQRLVIKGRFAPKNFEAILRRYINEYVICNGCKSPDTILSKENRLFFLRCEQCGSSRSVAPIKAGFVAQVGRRKAGT; encoded by the exons ATGGCGGACGAGGAGCAGATgatggagaggaaggaggaggccaccgag ATTGCACCTTTTGATCcaaccaagaaaaagaagaagaagaaggtcgtCATCCAAGATCCTGCTGATGAGGTTGATAAGCTGGCAGAGAAGACGGAGGGCTTGTCAG TCACTGAGTCTGGCGAGGCAAGCTTCGTGGgattgaaaaagaaaaagaagaaactt GTGGAACTTGATCCATCACTTGTTGAGGCTGGAGATGGTGAAGACACTCTTG ATGATCAAGTTGGAGAGGATGAACAAGGAGAAGGGATTGTGCTGGGTGGAGCAACCCAATACCCATGGGAAGGAACTGATAGAGATTACAAatatgatgag CTGCTTGGCAGAGTCTTCAATATCCTGCGTGAGAATAATCCAGATCTTGCTGGTGATAGACGAAGAACAGTTATGCGGCCTCCTCAAGTTCTTAGGGAAGGCACAAAGAAGACAGTTTTTGTGAACTTCATGGACTTGTGCAAAAC AATGCATAGGCAACCTGAACATGTGATGATGTTTTTACTTGCTGAGATGGGAACAAGTGGATCCCTTGATGGGCAACAAAGGTTGGTTATCAAAGGAAGATTTGCCCCGAAGAACTTTGAAGCTATACTCAGGAGATATATCA ATGAATATGTCATATGTAATGGATGCAAGAGCCCAGATACCATCCTTTCCAAGGAGAATCGGTTGTTCTTCCTTCGCTGTGAACAA TGTGGTTCGTCAAGGTCAGTTGCTCCTATCAAGGCTGGATTCGTGGCGCAAGTTGGGCGTCGGAAGGCTGGAACTTAA